A single genomic interval of Coccidioides posadasii str. Silveira chromosome 1, complete sequence harbors:
- the SEC17 gene encoding vesicular-fusion protein S17 (BUSCO:304733at4751~EggNog:ENOG410PH2H~COG:U~BUSCO:10513at33183): MASQDPRVLLQKADKTLQGASGGFSFFGGRTEKYENAADLYTQAANAFRVQKLNKEAGMAFEKAAAVYTTNLNEPDDAANALTEAFKVYRKTDPEDAARVLQSAISHYISKGNFRRAATHQQNLAEVYEVEIGDETRAMEAYEKAAEWFEGDNAEALANKHFLKVADLAALKGDYYKAIENFEKVAKSSINNHLMKWSVKDYFLKAGMCHLATKDLVATNRALQSYVDLDNTFLSTREYQLLADLTQAVEQGDQEAFSDKLFQYDQLSKLDKWKTAIFLRVKDNIEETGEDFS; this comes from the exons ATGGCGTCACAAGATCCTCGCGTCCTCCTCCAAAAA GCAGATAAAACACTCCAGGGCGCTTCAGGTggcttctccttctttgGCGGAAGAACAGAAAAATATGAGAATGCTGCAGATTTATACACACAAGCTGCAAATGCATTTCGAGTACAAAAGCTGA ATAAGGAAGCCGGAATGGCCTTTGAAAAAGCGGCAGCTGTTTACACCACCAACCTCAACGAGCCCGACGACGCGGCCAATGCTTTAACCGAAGCATTCAAGGTCTACAGGAAGACCGATCCCGAAGATGCAGCTCGCGTTTTGCAGAGCGCTATTTCGCACTATATATCAAAAGGAAACTTCAGACGGGCGGCGACGCATCAACAAAATTTGGCTGAGGTATACGAGGTCGAGATCGGTGATGAAACAAGAGCCATGGAGGCGTATGAGAAGGCGGCTGAGTGGTTTGAGGGTGACAATGCTGAAGC GCTCGCAAACAAGCACTTTCTCAAGGTGGCAGATCTCGCTGCACTAAAGGGAGATTACTACAAGGCAATTGAGAATTTTGAAAAAGTCGCCAAGTCATCCATAAACAACCATCTCATGAAGTGGTCTGTAAAAGACTACTTTCTCAAGGCCGGAATGTGCCACCTTGCTACAAAG GATCTCGTTGCAACCAACCGCGCTCTCCAATCTTACGTAGACCTGGACAATACGTTCCTTTCTACCCGCGAATACCAACTGCTCGCAGACTTAACGCAAGCCGTGGAGCAAGGTGACCAGGAAGCGTTTAGTGATAAGTTATTCCAGTACGATCAGCTGAGCAAGTTGGATAAATGGAAGACGGCGATATTTTTGCGGGTTAAGGATAATATTGAGGAGACTGGGGAGGATTTCTCATGA
- a CDS encoding uncharacterized protein (EggNog:ENOG410PR7H~COG:S) has translation MPPTVVARCSRAHLFRQHTRACQKVSQLQTHDFNLIIPISLRQFSSASSSSSSPSDETDLSTVLSTPTWSIKSLLPDLTDIPDTPVSRTQLHHLLRLSALPPPSSPSEEASMLKTLSCQIHFVKQVQQVDTTGVTPLRSIRDETDEAHKENTINIERLRDSLEREEFVGRNRRIRRRRPDKMEHPDEGSWEEKDALLKSASKMMGKFFVVQSSEAKAE, from the coding sequence ATGCCGCCGACGGTCGTCGCCCGTTGCTCTAGAGCACATCTCTTTCGACAACATACCAGAGCATGCCAAAAGGTCTCCCAGCTCCAGACGCATGATTTTAATCTAATAATACCAATTTCTCTCCGCCAATTCTCCTCAGcctcctcgtcctcatcctcaCCCTCAGATGAAACCGATCTATCTACCGTTCTCTCGACGCCCACCTGGTCCATAAAATCCCTCCTCCCAGACTTAACCGACATCCCAGATACCCCAGTATCCCGGACCCAActccaccacctcctccgCCTCTCTGCTCTCCCTccgccttcttctccttcagAAGAAGCATCCATGCTTAAAACCCTCTCATGCCAAATCCACTTTGTCAAGCAGGTCCAGCAAGTCGATACCACCGGAGTCACGCCGCTTCGCAGTATACGAGATGAGACGGACGAGGCGCATAAGGAAAATACAATCAATATAGAACGGCTCAGAGATTCGCTGGAACGGGAAGAATTTGTGGGCCGGAATCGGAGGATTCGTCGACGTCGACCCGACAAGATGGAGCATCCCGATGAAGGATCAtgggaagagaaagatgcattGTTGAAATCTGCAAGTAAGATGATGGGCAAattctttgttgttcaaTCAAGCGAAGCAAAAGCAGAGTGA
- a CDS encoding uncharacterized protein (EggNog:ENOG410PFU5~COG:S) encodes MQDTDNFSLTESVFDYEYENGRRYHAYHAGEYPLPNDEKEQDRLDMQHHLYTLLYDGDIYRAPISKDIKYALDIGCGTGIWAIEFADKFPNTEVIATDLSAIQPGFVPENLQFEVDDAEDEWQFSHTFDYIHLGTLAGSIADWPRLLQQAYDNLAPGGWIELIDFEAWASTDDDSLPPDSAYAQFQTLLADAARKFGKELNLAARFREMVEEAGFVNVVDERRKAPLSPWPADPRLKTLGEYMRIVMADSLEPYCLALFTRVLDWNNTMIQAQLAGVRQDLRNMDFHIHTTAHCVYGQKPFS; translated from the exons ATGCAGGACACcgataatttctctttaacGGAAAGCGTCTTCGACTACGA GTATGAGAACGGTAGACGGTACCATGCCTACCACGCGGGTGAATATCCGCTGCCCAACGATGAGAAAGAACAGGACCGGCTGGATATGCAGCATCATCTCTACACGCTCCTCTACGACGGCGATATCTACCGTGCTCCCATTTCCAAGGACATAAAATATGCCTTAGATATTGGCTGTGGCACAGGAATT TGGGCGATTGAGTTTGCTGATAAATTTCCTAATACTGAAGTCATAGCGACCGATCTTTCCGCCATACAGCCCGGATTCGTTCCGGAAAATTTGCAATTCGAGGTTGATGATGCTGAGGATGAGTGGCAATTTAGTCATACTTTTGACTACATACATCTTGGAACTCTGGCAGGAAGCATAGCGGACTGGCCACGCTTACTACAACAAGCATATGACAACTTGGCCCCCGGAGGGTGGATAGAGCTCATTGACTTCGAGGCATGGGCATCCACAGATGATGACAGTCTTCCCCCGGATTCGGCATATGCTCAATTTCAGACACTGTTAGCCGATGCGGCCAGGAAATTTGGCAAGGAACTTAATCTAGCAGCACGGTTTCGTGAGATGGTAGAAGAGGCTGGGTTTGTTAATGTCGTGGATGAGCGTCGAAAGGCGCCTCTATCGCCCTGGCCCGCGGATCCGAGGCTGAAAACTCTCGGGGAATACATGCGAATCGTCATGGCTGACTCTCTTGAGCCTTATTGCCTAGCTCTATTCACCCGAGTACTGGATTGGAACAACACGATGATTCAGGCTCAGCTTGCTGGTGTGCGGCAGGATTTGAGGAATATGGACTTTCACATCCATACTACTGC CCATTGTGTTTACGGACAAAAGCCATTCTCATGA